In Campylobacter concisus, a genomic segment contains:
- a CDS encoding type II toxin-antitoxin system HipA family toxin, whose protein sequence is MNQVTLEIVKILKNSKTLLARTQIENGVERASKRTVQNELKKLSELKRIRVVGQASSTAYEISNEYSHFENRLFIYQNQVLVGYLGYDYENYYFVYDTDFLLGDRYGVKFEMPIDFKIYTSKSCFVDFEESLPEGIDRKILIDKAGNATEFFLLLHNDYSKNDLVFSTSALEFNREIKPQSYLSQKAKILGANTFPNILKYDVDIDDVSLFPGKFMSDSEEIKHVRTMSLSGYQHKLQVIVENNAIKVASDKDNAMFFIKPYDTLKADENSDYYFPHIAINEHLHMSFAKNELGFDVPMSGVFKRDQDKEYHYFIKYFDRIGAYKFQRKEFSTFMGLNSEDKYKASSEKLFDMAAKILPSSEDRLRMIEYYFYSFLIRHEDMHTKNISVIYDNGKILLAPLYDIACTGFYEGIKNYESHLSINGKQTNIRYSDFIEIVKRAKVDRVMFNESVKSIVEVYIKKMPKYIKKLEKLDGLDFYKKDRANAEDKRVKIKSKTTLAEVMMEHFEQRCETLKRNGWFEKLGIKT, encoded by the coding sequence ATGAACCAAGTAACGTTAGAAATAGTCAAAATTTTAAAAAATAGCAAAACTTTGCTTGCAAGAACGCAGATAGAAAATGGTGTAGAACGAGCATCAAAAAGAACCGTCCAAAATGAGCTAAAAAAGCTAAGCGAGCTAAAGCGAATAAGGGTAGTAGGGCAGGCCTCAAGCACGGCTTATGAAATTTCTAACGAGTATTCTCATTTTGAAAATCGCCTTTTTATTTATCAAAATCAAGTTTTAGTAGGCTATTTGGGCTATGACTACGAGAACTACTATTTTGTGTATGATACAGATTTTTTGCTTGGCGATAGGTATGGAGTTAAATTTGAGATGCCGATTGATTTTAAAATTTATACAAGCAAAAGCTGTTTTGTGGACTTTGAGGAGTCTCTTCCAGAGGGAATAGATAGAAAAATTTTAATAGATAAGGCCGGCAACGCTACGGAGTTTTTCTTGCTGCTACATAATGATTATAGCAAGAACGATCTTGTGTTTTCGACTAGTGCTTTAGAATTTAATCGCGAGATAAAACCTCAAAGCTATCTTTCCCAAAAGGCCAAAATTTTAGGAGCTAATACTTTTCCCAATATTTTAAAATACGATGTTGATATAGACGATGTTTCGCTTTTTCCTGGCAAATTTATGAGCGATAGCGAGGAGATAAAGCACGTAAGGACTATGAGTTTGTCTGGATATCAACATAAGCTTCAAGTGATCGTTGAAAATAATGCTATAAAGGTAGCTAGCGATAAAGACAACGCGATGTTTTTTATTAAGCCCTACGATACACTCAAAGCCGATGAAAACAGTGACTACTATTTTCCGCATATTGCTATAAACGAGCATTTACACATGAGCTTTGCAAAAAATGAGCTAGGATTTGACGTACCTATGAGCGGAGTCTTTAAAAGAGATCAGGACAAAGAGTATCACTACTTTATCAAATACTTCGATAGAATTGGAGCTTATAAATTTCAGCGAAAAGAGTTTTCTACGTTTATGGGACTAAATAGCGAGGATAAATATAAAGCCTCGTCTGAAAAACTCTTTGATATGGCAGCCAAGATACTACCAAGTAGCGAAGATAGGCTTAGAATGATAGAGTACTATTTTTACTCGTTTCTTATTAGACATGAGGATATGCATACTAAAAACATATCGGTTATCTATGATAATGGTAAAATTTTACTGGCTCCTCTTTATGATATTGCCTGCACTGGTTTTTACGAAGGTATCAAAAACTACGAATCGCATTTGAGTATAAACGGCAAGCAGACCAATATCAGATATAGCGACTTTATAGAAATAGTAAAAAGAGCTAAAGTTGATAGAGTTATGTTCAACGAGTCGGTAAAAAGTATAGTAGAAGTCTATATAAAAAAGATGCCAAAGTATATAAAAAAGCTAGAAAAGCTTGATGGGCTAGACTTTTACAAAAAAGATAGAGCCAATGCCGAAGACAAAAGAGTCAAAATAAAATCCAAAACTACGCTTGCGGAAGTAATGATGGAGCATTTTGAGCAAAGGTGCGAGACCCTAAAAAGAAATGGATGGTTTGAAAAGTTGGGGATAAAGACATAA
- a CDS encoding ATP-binding protein, protein MSFMPSKIASNKKQKELVVEKEIFYVDSEIYELATLWTLRAIFDLGGERELLRSGCDDVLEFLGIESKEPKKEEIQNLKNKLEILEKSQISCEIKDFEHNLNLLQANLGLNSAERDILRFVAIMYNYEVISNACSLLGDLNNIQATKAISKILNLRFGDVQKAFRKDGIFAKTSIIKLENNVHNLKFKIDVINNNFMCDLFVKCESMDEIFESSIKPCSKTNLTTKNYPHIKEDVKILLSFLKSVVSKKQKGVNVLLYGSAGTGKTELSKVIASELNLKLYEVAYDDGDGYANEHQRIRSYCLAQNVLSAGSNLLMYDEAEDIFNTNNDEKRQYGKAFINRSLETNELPTIWITNNICCMDEAVVRRFNLAIEIGIPTEDVRAKIIKKYSENLIDNNLVKKLAKNDFIAPGLISNASAVVSNLNIKDKNKAFERVINNTLKAQGYEEIRDYNPRDDLPSSYDPNFVNSDCDLNELMQGIKISKNARICLYGVPGTGKSAYAKFIAKSLKKPIIIKKGSDLLSMFVGWTEKNIALAFKEAKEKHAVLVFDEVDSFLQDRSMAARSWEVTQVNEMLVQMESFDGIFIATTNLIDNLDKACLRRFDLKLEFGYLLPEQAQNLFKKECALLKVKFDENAAKKVSNLGLLTPGDFASVRRQAKFRPIKNGDDFCHRLELEVTLKNKEKSVKIGF, encoded by the coding sequence ATGTCTTTTATGCCGAGTAAAATAGCTTCAAACAAAAAGCAAAAGGAGCTTGTCGTGGAAAAAGAGATTTTTTACGTAGATAGCGAGATATATGAGCTTGCAACACTTTGGACGCTTCGTGCTATTTTTGATCTCGGAGGAGAAAGAGAATTGCTAAGAAGCGGATGTGACGATGTTTTAGAGTTTTTGGGTATCGAGTCAAAAGAGCCCAAAAAAGAAGAGATCCAAAATCTTAAAAACAAACTTGAAATTCTTGAAAAAAGTCAAATTTCATGTGAGATAAAAGATTTTGAACACAACCTAAATTTACTTCAAGCAAATTTAGGTCTAAATAGTGCCGAGAGAGATATTTTGAGATTTGTTGCGATCATGTACAACTACGAAGTGATATCTAATGCTTGCAGTTTACTAGGAGATCTAAACAACATACAAGCCACAAAAGCCATCTCAAAGATACTAAATTTACGTTTCGGCGATGTTCAAAAAGCCTTTAGAAAAGATGGAATCTTTGCCAAGACTTCGATTATAAAGCTAGAAAATAATGTGCATAACCTAAAATTTAAAATCGATGTCATAAACAATAACTTTATGTGTGATTTGTTTGTTAAATGCGAAAGCATGGACGAGATATTTGAAAGCTCGATAAAGCCATGTAGCAAGACAAATTTGACCACAAAAAACTACCCACACATAAAAGAAGATGTGAAAATCTTACTTTCGTTTTTAAAAAGTGTCGTTAGTAAAAAACAAAAAGGAGTAAATGTACTCCTATATGGCTCAGCAGGAACTGGTAAAACTGAGCTTAGCAAAGTGATAGCTAGTGAGCTAAATTTGAAGCTTTATGAAGTAGCTTATGATGACGGAGATGGATATGCAAATGAGCATCAAAGGATAAGATCGTATTGTCTTGCACAAAATGTATTATCAGCTGGATCAAATTTGCTGATGTATGATGAAGCAGAAGATATATTTAACACAAATAATGACGAAAAAAGACAGTATGGTAAAGCCTTTATAAATAGATCTCTTGAGACTAATGAGCTGCCTACCATTTGGATAACTAACAATATCTGCTGTATGGATGAAGCAGTAGTTAGAAGATTTAATTTAGCCATAGAGATAGGCATACCAACTGAAGATGTAAGAGCAAAGATCATAAAAAAATATAGTGAAAATTTGATAGATAATAATCTCGTAAAAAAGCTAGCTAAAAATGACTTTATAGCTCCAGGACTCATCAGTAATGCGAGCGCAGTAGTATCAAATTTAAACATAAAGGACAAAAATAAAGCCTTTGAGAGAGTAATAAACAACACTTTAAAAGCACAAGGTTACGAAGAGATAAGAGATTACAATCCAAGAGATGATCTGCCAAGTAGCTACGATCCAAATTTTGTAAACTCAGACTGCGATCTAAACGAGCTAATGCAAGGCATAAAAATAAGCAAAAATGCTAGAATTTGTCTTTATGGTGTGCCTGGAACTGGCAAAAGTGCTTACGCTAAATTTATCGCTAAAAGTCTTAAAAAGCCAATCATTATTAAAAAAGGAAGCGATCTTTTATCTATGTTTGTAGGATGGACTGAGAAAAATATAGCATTAGCCTTCAAAGAAGCCAAAGAAAAACATGCTGTGCTAGTCTTTGACGAAGTAGATAGCTTTTTGCAAGATAGAAGTATGGCTGCAAGAAGCTGGGAAGTAACCCAAGTGAATGAGATGCTTGTACAAATGGAGAGCTTTGATGGCATCTTTATCGCTACGACGAATTTGATCGATAATCTTGATAAAGCCTGTCTTAGAAGATTTGATCTAAAGCTTGAGTTTGGATATTTATTGCCAGAGCAAGCGCAAAATTTATTTAAAAAAGAGTGTGCGCTGCTAAAGGTCAAATTTGATGAAAACGCAGCCAAAAAAGTTTCAAATTTAGGCTTGCTAACGCCTGGAGACTTTGCCAGTGTGAGAAGACAAGCTAAATTTAGACCTATAAAAAATGGCGACGACTTTTGTCATAGACTTGAGCTTGAAGTTACACTAAAAAATAAAGAAAAGAGTGTGAAAATAGGGTTTTAG